In the Candidatus Mycosynbacter amalyticus genome, one interval contains:
- a CDS encoding ABC transporter permease yields the protein MNMISRGARNAFRNIIRTGSIVIILGISIGLALAMLVARQAVTAKIDTIKSSVGNTVSVAPAGARGFEGGGEPLTKDQAAKLTAIDHVSSTIQTVSDRLTTDNTTLKSGIDAGSLGQRNSERSGVGFQQAPPQMQNGEGRQGESSSSSSQGTVTRTFTPPVTVVGSNNPEKALASDGVTFKLTSGTSFAADSTEHVAIIGKAIADKNSLAVGSTFTAYGTEFKVVGIYDTGTQFTNNQVIMPLAVVQTLSDQVDELTSITLNVDSVDNISSVSTAAKKVMGDSGDVTDSASTVESAVAPLENIQTISLYSLIGAVFAGAIIILLTMIMIVRERRREIGVIKAIGGSNVIIMGQFIAEAITLTLLGAIIGIGIGVAAAAPITSALVSSSSTTTQAGGMMSGPGRGAGRALQQSAENITATVGWEIILYGIGAALIIAIIGSALASIFISKVRPAEVMRAE from the coding sequence ATGAATATGATATCCCGGGGGGCACGTAATGCTTTTCGCAACATCATACGCACAGGATCCATCGTGATCATCCTCGGCATCAGCATCGGACTGGCTCTTGCCATGCTCGTCGCTCGCCAGGCAGTCACAGCCAAAATAGACACTATCAAATCATCGGTCGGCAACACAGTCAGCGTCGCACCAGCGGGTGCCCGTGGTTTCGAAGGTGGCGGCGAACCACTCACCAAAGACCAAGCCGCCAAACTAACTGCTATCGATCATGTCTCAAGCACCATCCAGACAGTCAGTGATCGCTTAACGACCGACAACACCACGCTTAAATCTGGCATCGATGCTGGCTCACTCGGACAGCGTAATTCAGAACGTTCCGGGGTCGGGTTCCAGCAAGCGCCGCCACAAATGCAGAATGGAGAAGGCAGGCAGGGTGAGTCAAGCTCAAGCAGCTCCCAGGGCACCGTCACCCGCACCTTTACACCGCCCGTCACTGTTGTAGGCAGCAACAATCCAGAGAAGGCGCTCGCATCGGACGGCGTAACATTCAAACTCACTTCTGGCACAAGCTTTGCAGCAGACTCCACCGAGCACGTCGCCATCATCGGCAAAGCGATCGCTGACAAAAACAGCTTGGCAGTCGGCTCAACCTTTACGGCATATGGCACTGAGTTCAAAGTCGTGGGCATCTACGACACCGGCACGCAGTTTACCAACAACCAAGTAATCATGCCGCTCGCCGTCGTCCAAACACTCAGCGACCAAGTCGACGAACTCACGAGTATCACACTCAATGTCGACAGCGTCGATAACATCTCGAGTGTCAGCACCGCAGCAAAGAAGGTGATGGGCGATAGTGGTGATGTGACCGATTCTGCCAGCACCGTCGAGTCTGCTGTCGCACCGCTCGAAAATATTCAGACCATCTCGCTCTATAGCCTCATTGGGGCAGTCTTTGCCGGCGCGATCATCATCTTACTCACTATGATCATGATCGTCCGCGAACGCCGCCGAGAAATCGGCGTCATCAAAGCCATCGGCGGTAGCAATGTAATCATCATGGGTCAGTTTATTGCTGAAGCGATCACACTGACACTCCTCGGCGCTATTATCGGTATTGGTATCGGCGTCGCAGCTGCAGCGCCTATCACTAGCGCACTCGTATCAAGCTCTAGCACAACTACGCAGGCTGGCGGCATGATGAGCGGCCCAGGTCGTGGCGCCGGACGAGCTCTCCAGCAAAGTGCAGAAAATATCACTGCCACTGTTGGTTGGGAGATCATCCTCTACGGCATCGGTGCGGCGCTGATCATCGCCATCATCGGCAGTGCACTCGCGTCGATCTTCATATCAAAAGTACGCCCAGCAGAAGTGATGCGGGCAGAGTAG
- a CDS encoding ABC transporter ATP-binding protein, with protein sequence MLVVEHLTRTFKSGGEEVHAVDDLKFSVDRGEFVSIIGKSGSGKSTLLSMLGALDKPTGGSIKVDEQDIAKMSDHSLIRYRCHKIGFVFQNYNLIPNLTALENVMLPMEFAGVAPAERKDKAAALLSQVGIEPDQMKRKPGKLSGGQQQRVSIARALANKPSVILADEPTGNLDEQTGKMVFDLLHSLAKTEKTTIIVVTHDLDIAGKTDRTFRLSDGKLKEVKK encoded by the coding sequence ATGTTAGTAGTAGAACACCTCACACGCACATTCAAATCTGGTGGCGAAGAAGTGCATGCCGTCGACGACCTCAAATTTAGCGTCGACCGCGGCGAATTCGTCTCCATCATCGGTAAATCAGGTAGTGGCAAAAGCACACTTCTGAGCATGCTCGGCGCCCTTGACAAGCCGACTGGTGGCAGCATCAAAGTTGACGAGCAAGACATTGCCAAAATGAGCGACCATAGCCTCATCCGCTATCGCTGCCACAAAATCGGCTTCGTGTTCCAGAATTACAACCTGATACCAAACCTGACTGCACTCGAAAACGTCATGCTCCCCATGGAGTTCGCCGGAGTGGCACCCGCTGAGCGCAAAGACAAAGCTGCCGCGCTATTGTCACAGGTAGGTATCGAGCCAGACCAGATGAAACGCAAACCCGGCAAGCTCTCTGGCGGTCAGCAGCAGCGCGTCAGTATCGCCCGCGCGCTGGCCAATAAGCCGAGCGTCATTTTGGCCGACGAGCCGACAGGCAACCTGGACGAGCAAACCGGAAAAATGGTCTTTGACCTCTTGCATTCGCTGGCCAAGACCGAGAAAACCACTATCATCGTGGTCACACACGATCTCGACATCGCCGGCAAGACGGACCGCACTTTCCGTCTAAGTGACGGCAAACTCAAAGAAGTCAAAAAATAG
- a CDS encoding GreA/GreB family elongation factor, with product MIVTEQETVYLSKKGMKELKKEIASLERLLHHAQHELRELDRTDSREDRYERIEAQSRIEMIANDIQEKHDQLARAVQLPRKRDALKVALGSVVDLMDTNGRMVRYTVVSSLEANPSDGRISVNSPLGQSLLGRRAKETIEWAGGLRTSSMQLVRIS from the coding sequence ATGATTGTAACAGAACAAGAAACTGTGTATCTGAGCAAAAAAGGCATGAAAGAGCTCAAGAAAGAAATTGCTTCTCTCGAACGGCTCCTCCACCACGCACAACACGAACTCCGCGAGCTTGACCGCACCGACAGTCGCGAAGATCGCTACGAACGCATCGAAGCTCAAAGTCGCATCGAAATGATTGCAAATGACATCCAGGAAAAGCATGACCAGCTCGCACGAGCAGTTCAGCTGCCTCGTAAACGCGACGCACTAAAAGTAGCTCTTGGTTCGGTCGTCGATCTCATGGACACAAATGGACGTATGGTGCGTTATACTGTCGTCAGTAGCCTCGAAGCCAATCCGAGCGATGGGCGCATTTCAGTCAACAGCCCACTTGGCCAGAGTCTCCTCGGTCGTAGAGCCAAAGAGACAATCGAATGGGCAGGCGGCTTGCGTACAAGTAGTATGCAGCTCGTTCGCATCAGCTAG
- a CDS encoding response regulator transcription factor, with product MRILVIEDEVKIANALARALRGQGYAVDVEHDSDGGYAMASTEPYDIMIVDRLLPGEYADGVALLRKLREEDIDAPALILTALGSTEQKTEGLDAGADDYLTKPFSVDELLARVRALLRRPTIHQDTVLRAGKLSLNTTLHETSYDGELLDLTVKEQALLEYLMRSEGRPVSKEQIISHVWDFDADILPNTVEVYIKYLRGKIDNRFKVHYIKTVRGVGYKFEAH from the coding sequence GTGCGCATCCTGGTGATCGAAGACGAAGTCAAAATCGCCAATGCGCTTGCCAGAGCACTGCGAGGACAAGGCTATGCTGTCGATGTCGAGCATGACAGTGACGGTGGTTATGCTATGGCGAGTACCGAGCCATACGATATCATGATCGTTGACAGGTTACTGCCGGGTGAGTATGCAGATGGTGTTGCACTACTTCGCAAACTCCGAGAGGAAGATATAGATGCACCTGCGCTCATCCTCACGGCGCTTGGTAGTACCGAGCAGAAAACAGAAGGACTGGACGCCGGGGCGGACGACTACCTCACGAAACCTTTTTCCGTCGACGAGCTACTCGCCCGTGTGCGCGCACTACTCCGCCGACCGACGATTCATCAAGATACTGTGCTGCGCGCAGGCAAGCTCTCCCTCAATACCACGCTACACGAGACAAGCTACGATGGGGAATTACTCGATCTTACTGTCAAAGAACAAGCACTACTCGAATACCTTATGCGATCGGAGGGTCGTCCGGTTTCCAAGGAGCAAATCATCAGCCACGTCTGGGATTTTGATGCAGATATTTTGCCAAATACGGTTGAAGTCTATATCAAATATCTGCGCGGCAAAATAGATAACAGGTTCAAGGTACACTACATCAAAACCGTCCGCGGTGTCGGCTACAAATTTGAGGCACACTAG
- a CDS encoding PE-PPE domain-containing protein, translated as MFRVFVRAIALVTLALGLVLGGSSIAQAAPVEFDSSSIYAYGGTGNPSAAGMKDSAAGRVAQGVSPDVPVSEMYAVNEFRFDTGLFDKTYSDSRNETAASMVQTVEAAPTLAKKTLVVYSQTGDAARIAARALVAKGFPADQLLIVAQGDPGRQGSTKGIAQVLRAFKIPVLGVDFDEDQSTSGVKVVSICKVGVNADPICDMPSDLDPIKGANRLAGFFTAHGSYGPDLNMSNATISVYGNEIDVDVPTDTPSLVLLARGAGIGVPQELSDALSDYLLTDHSFPKLEEIFHGDFLPELAEGLLQPKKPAPLPVPQVPTSPEEIPAVVGDFAGQTTVYVAENAGAAIGSAAGGAVGSNFGPAGTTLGTQLGERVGQAVGREVGEAAAPVVADIAAGVVESVQTGNPQPAVDAINRALPAGVPPIHLP; from the coding sequence ATGTTTCGTGTTTTCGTGCGCGCTATCGCGCTCGTCACACTGGCACTGGGGCTTGTGCTTGGCGGTTCCTCAATCGCTCAGGCAGCCCCGGTCGAGTTCGACTCGTCTTCCATCTATGCCTACGGTGGTACTGGTAACCCCAGTGCCGCTGGCATGAAGGATTCGGCAGCAGGACGCGTCGCACAGGGCGTCAGCCCTGACGTGCCGGTTTCCGAGATGTACGCTGTGAATGAGTTTCGGTTCGATACGGGGCTCTTCGACAAGACCTACTCGGACAGTCGCAATGAAACGGCGGCGAGTATGGTGCAAACTGTCGAGGCAGCGCCGACCCTGGCGAAGAAGACCTTGGTGGTTTATAGCCAGACCGGTGACGCCGCGCGTATCGCTGCGCGGGCACTTGTGGCGAAGGGTTTTCCTGCCGATCAATTACTGATTGTCGCTCAGGGAGACCCGGGCCGACAGGGTTCGACCAAGGGCATCGCCCAGGTACTCCGCGCGTTCAAGATTCCGGTACTCGGCGTTGATTTCGACGAGGATCAGAGCACCAGCGGCGTCAAGGTCGTGTCGATCTGCAAGGTCGGCGTGAACGCGGATCCGATCTGCGACATGCCGAGCGACCTCGATCCGATCAAGGGAGCAAACCGGCTGGCAGGTTTTTTCACGGCGCACGGCAGCTACGGACCCGACCTCAATATGTCGAATGCGACTATTTCGGTGTACGGCAATGAGATCGACGTAGATGTCCCGACGGACACCCCATCGCTCGTTCTTCTGGCTCGCGGTGCCGGTATTGGTGTGCCCCAGGAGCTGTCTGACGCATTGTCGGATTATCTCTTGACGGACCACAGTTTCCCGAAGCTCGAAGAGATCTTCCACGGTGATTTCCTCCCGGAACTCGCCGAGGGTCTGCTTCAGCCCAAGAAGCCCGCGCCGTTGCCTGTGCCGCAGGTCCCCACCAGCCCGGAGGAGATCCCGGCTGTCGTCGGTGACTTCGCCGGTCAGACCACAGTCTATGTGGCCGAAAATGCAGGTGCAGCTATCGGGAGTGCCGCTGGTGGTGCTGTTGGATCGAATTTCGGTCCGGCAGGAACCACCCTTGGCACTCAGCTGGGTGAGCGTGTCGGCCAGGCAGTTGGCCGTGAAGTGGGCGAAGCTGCTGCGCCTGTCGTGGCGGATATCGCCGCTGGTGTGGTGGAGTCGGTGCAAACCGGTAACCCGCAGCCAGCCGTGGATGCCATCAACCGGGCACTGCCTGCCGGCGTGCCCCCAATCCACCTGCCGTAG
- a CDS encoding cation-translocating P-type ATPase, with the protein MLYHSQSASDVLDELKSSEKGLHQIYAEARLKTHGPNHLRLSRRSFWHIASEPFRGALMVLLLIALAISITANNAAESVLIASIIVLNASLRYWQSFSHEHTLRTLESEATGRARVRRDGIEVHIDTAELVPGDIVTLQPGDRIPADGRIVHSAQLMVNQLQLTGETEPDAKRPQTLHSETQLPQRSNMVYRGTYVVSGSGVAVITSTGNRTEYGKLLQRAARVSRRSSLQQKIARLVHLVVIILFGIIVGILALGAAYSMPFEEIAEYASAIIVAAVPAILAFAVAFVSTQGLRTLYAHRALVRHTHAIEPLSLISALVSDKTGMLTRDTISVAATWCAPSVATKEFLNRCQQATLSATSVRDEHDTALANYIPHQAARHIQPAHTFAFEHQSGVSGNLWHHGSKYCLVLKGAPEKILRMADLSDAEYEHAHLELQRLAANGHQVLAIAWCELAQPITKPSQLAKRQRLHFVGFVAFAQVLKPAVKHAVATATHAGISVRMVTGDHVETAYSIGRQLGIATNRSQVLDARKLAVMSDPELTRVAQTVTVFARTAPDQKHRLLSAIRHHHIVAATGDSTDDIPALIQAHIGISTAHSSLLARDASDLILLDNNFATTLEAIKWSRTIVGNIRRMFLFVITTNIAEMALIAGSLLLATAPALLPSQLLWINLIVSLALVLPLGLEPHSRHIMDRRPVSPRASVLPKYLIVRMCLLSTIMMLVCLIASIYYSSQFGYAYAQTIVFTMFVVMQIVSALSARSDHTSTLVRFRTFSPLVYGGVVAVVLLQLILIQSPAGTWLGMVPVQPQDVLISSLVSAALLLATSELLKWHSRHTVRRVGRSYA; encoded by the coding sequence ATGCTTTATCATAGCCAATCCGCCAGCGATGTACTCGACGAACTCAAGTCGAGTGAAAAGGGTTTGCACCAAATTTATGCCGAAGCGAGGCTCAAAACACACGGCCCAAATCACCTCAGGCTTTCCCGGCGTTCGTTTTGGCATATTGCCAGCGAACCTTTTCGGGGCGCGCTCATGGTACTACTCCTCATCGCACTTGCGATCAGTATCACAGCAAACAATGCAGCAGAAAGCGTCCTGATAGCGAGTATTATCGTACTCAATGCCTCGCTGCGATACTGGCAGAGTTTCTCGCACGAGCACACGCTTCGTACGCTCGAATCGGAGGCAACTGGACGAGCACGCGTACGCCGAGATGGTATAGAAGTACATATCGACACGGCCGAGCTGGTACCGGGTGACATAGTGACATTGCAACCAGGTGATCGAATACCCGCGGACGGACGTATCGTGCACAGCGCGCAGCTCATGGTTAACCAACTCCAACTTACAGGTGAAACTGAACCCGATGCAAAGCGTCCCCAGACACTTCATAGTGAAACCCAGCTGCCGCAGCGCAGCAACATGGTCTACCGTGGCACCTACGTCGTGAGTGGAAGCGGGGTAGCAGTCATCACTAGCACGGGTAATCGTACAGAGTACGGCAAACTGCTGCAGCGAGCGGCCCGTGTATCAAGACGCAGCTCATTGCAGCAAAAAATCGCACGCCTCGTACATCTCGTTGTCATCATACTATTCGGTATCATCGTAGGCATTTTGGCGCTTGGCGCAGCCTACAGTATGCCTTTCGAGGAAATCGCCGAATACGCGAGTGCGATCATCGTTGCCGCTGTACCCGCAATACTTGCGTTTGCCGTAGCATTTGTCTCTACCCAGGGACTTCGCACACTGTACGCGCATCGCGCGCTAGTACGACACACTCATGCTATTGAACCGCTCAGCCTCATAAGCGCTCTCGTATCCGACAAAACAGGCATGCTGACGCGTGACACGATCTCTGTTGCAGCCACATGGTGTGCACCCTCTGTCGCTACAAAAGAGTTCCTAAACAGATGCCAGCAGGCGACACTTTCTGCCACATCGGTCCGCGACGAACATGACACTGCACTCGCAAATTACATCCCACACCAGGCCGCACGCCATATTCAGCCCGCCCACACATTTGCGTTTGAGCATCAGAGTGGCGTCAGTGGAAATCTCTGGCATCATGGAAGTAAGTACTGCCTCGTGCTCAAAGGAGCACCGGAAAAAATTTTGCGCATGGCCGATCTATCGGACGCGGAGTATGAACACGCGCATCTCGAGCTGCAGCGGCTCGCCGCGAATGGTCACCAAGTGCTAGCTATTGCATGGTGCGAGCTAGCTCAGCCCATTACCAAACCCAGTCAACTTGCCAAACGTCAACGCCTTCACTTCGTCGGCTTCGTCGCATTTGCACAGGTGCTCAAACCAGCCGTTAAACACGCTGTTGCCACCGCTACGCATGCAGGCATAAGTGTGCGCATGGTCACGGGAGATCATGTAGAGACGGCCTACAGTATCGGACGCCAGCTTGGAATTGCGACAAACCGCAGTCAAGTGCTCGACGCACGCAAACTTGCAGTCATGAGCGATCCAGAACTTACTCGTGTCGCTCAGACGGTCACTGTCTTCGCCCGTACTGCGCCCGACCAAAAACATCGCCTTCTCAGTGCCATACGTCATCATCATATTGTTGCCGCTACAGGAGACAGCACCGATGATATCCCGGCGCTTATTCAGGCACACATAGGTATTTCTACAGCGCATAGCTCACTACTTGCGCGCGATGCGAGCGACCTTATCTTACTCGACAACAACTTTGCAACCACACTGGAGGCTATCAAATGGAGCAGAACAATTGTGGGCAATATTCGCCGCATGTTTTTGTTCGTCATCACTACCAATATCGCAGAGATGGCGCTGATAGCAGGCTCGCTCCTGCTCGCTACTGCGCCAGCGCTCCTCCCTTCGCAGCTCCTCTGGATCAATCTCATAGTCAGTCTCGCGCTCGTGTTACCGCTCGGCTTGGAGCCTCATAGTCGCCATATCATGGACCGTCGCCCTGTCTCGCCTCGTGCAAGTGTACTGCCCAAATATCTCATCGTGCGCATGTGTCTACTCTCCACTATCATGATGCTTGTTTGTCTTATCGCAAGCATCTACTATTCATCGCAGTTCGGCTACGCGTATGCTCAAACTATTGTCTTTACTATGTTTGTTGTCATGCAGATCGTCAGTGCACTCTCGGCCCGCAGCGACCATACTTCAACACTAGTACGATTCCGTACTTTCAGCCCGCTTGTATACGGTGGTGTCGTAGCGGTAGTATTGCTGCAACTTATACTTATACAAAGTCCGGCGGGCACGTGGCTTGGCATGGTGCCTGTCCAGCCACAAGATGTGCTCATCAGCTCACTAGTGAGCGCTGCTCTATTGCTCGCCACTAGCGAGCTACTCAAATGGCACTCACGTCACACTGTGCGTCGCGTAGGGAGGAGCTACGCATGA
- a CDS encoding sensor histidine kinase, producing the protein MQNIPKMFQSATLKLTIWYLAGIMLVCLVFSVLVYNFASGELYARFEVIEARLAQSTTVLAQSDFNFETVRDRQIAEAEHNIVGMLLYANLAVLAIASVASYILAKRTLRPIEAAHEAQTKFTSDASHELKTPLAVMKTELEVILSDSGATKQDYREILESNLEEVDRLSELSSTLLKLARLEYSELEWRKFNITETVDTAIRSLGERADRIDVEAVKKLPDIEANPTSITELAVVLLDNALKYSPSDTRVTVSLKRRVRSVELSVTNIGVGIAPDKLPHIFTRFYRASSSRTLEENASYGLGLPLAKKIVELHHGELTASSQPGVFTTFTVRIPLSQTRAL; encoded by the coding sequence ATGCAAAACATTCCAAAAATGTTTCAATCAGCCACACTCAAACTTACCATCTGGTATTTGGCCGGTATCATGCTGGTCTGTCTCGTATTTAGCGTGCTCGTCTACAATTTTGCAAGCGGTGAGCTCTACGCCAGGTTTGAAGTCATAGAAGCCCGGTTGGCGCAAAGTACCACCGTACTCGCCCAATCTGACTTCAATTTTGAAACAGTACGTGACCGTCAAATTGCAGAAGCCGAACATAATATTGTAGGCATGCTCCTATATGCTAATCTTGCCGTGCTTGCTATCGCAAGTGTCGCGTCCTACATTCTCGCCAAGCGTACCCTCCGACCGATTGAGGCCGCTCACGAGGCTCAGACCAAGTTCACCAGTGACGCAAGCCATGAGCTCAAAACACCACTTGCCGTCATGAAAACAGAGCTCGAAGTCATCTTATCTGATAGTGGCGCAACCAAACAAGATTACCGCGAAATTCTCGAGAGTAACCTAGAGGAAGTTGATCGACTGAGCGAGCTATCTTCAACGTTGCTCAAGCTCGCCCGGCTTGAGTACAGCGAGCTTGAGTGGCGTAAGTTCAATATTACCGAAACAGTCGACACTGCTATTCGTTCACTCGGAGAACGGGCCGATCGCATTGATGTAGAAGCTGTCAAAAAACTTCCTGACATAGAAGCAAATCCTACCAGTATTACCGAACTGGCAGTCGTGCTGCTCGACAATGCCCTCAAATACAGCCCTTCAGACACTCGCGTAACTGTCTCGCTTAAACGCCGTGTTCGAAGCGTGGAGCTCAGCGTCACAAATATCGGAGTTGGCATCGCTCCAGACAAACTCCCGCATATTTTTACGAGATTTTATCGAGCTAGCTCATCACGAACGTTAGAAGAAAACGCCAGTTATGGTCTTGGGCTGCCACTGGCAAAGAAAATTGTAGAGCTCCACCATGGTGAGCTCACCGCGAGCAGTCAGCCGGGCGTTTTTACCACGTTCACGGTTCGAATACCTCTGTCGCAGACACGTGCGTTGTAG
- a CDS encoding sensor histidine kinase has product MSHELTQFRSFLRTDTARLMLTYLSIIMIMSLSFSIVLYATSTSQLERQRPPRSAIGITDDFPMQTPSGFRSFINQRIEEGKRDIFAKLAVINLLVLAGGSIFSYYLARRTLEPIEEAMDAQTQFVSDASHELRTPLTALRTTNEVALRRKKLTLTDARETIQDNLDEIARLQQLTDGLLRLSAHQPTLTLGDVKLTEVVDTALATVAPKAVDKRISVDNLIPTITLHADDGALTQIITILLDNAIKYSPDDTTITLTAAHDARGGTYIHVADQGVGIAEQDVSHIFTRFYRADASRSQTQGYGLGLPIAHRLVKAHHGTLSVESTLEQGSTFTVYIPVKK; this is encoded by the coding sequence GTGAGCCACGAGCTCACCCAATTTCGCTCGTTTCTACGCACCGATACGGCGCGTTTGATGCTGACGTACCTGAGCATCATCATGATCATGAGTCTCAGTTTCAGTATCGTACTCTACGCCACATCTACCAGCCAGCTGGAGCGTCAGCGACCACCGCGTAGCGCTATTGGTATAACCGATGATTTTCCTATGCAAACACCATCGGGCTTTCGCTCGTTCATCAATCAGCGCATCGAGGAAGGCAAGCGTGACATATTCGCTAAACTCGCCGTTATCAATCTGCTCGTACTAGCCGGTGGCAGTATTTTCAGCTACTACTTGGCGCGGCGCACACTCGAACCTATCGAGGAAGCCATGGACGCCCAGACTCAGTTTGTAAGTGATGCAAGCCACGAGCTTCGCACACCCCTGACAGCCCTACGCACCACCAATGAAGTTGCGCTTCGCCGCAAAAAACTGACACTCACAGATGCCAGAGAAACGATTCAGGATAATCTAGATGAAATCGCCCGTCTGCAGCAACTGACTGACGGACTCTTGCGCTTGTCAGCACATCAGCCCACACTCACACTGGGGGATGTCAAACTTACAGAGGTGGTCGATACCGCCCTAGCCACTGTAGCGCCAAAAGCCGTCGACAAACGCATCTCTGTCGACAATCTGATTCCTACGATTACGCTACACGCTGACGACGGTGCACTTACGCAAATCATCACCATCCTACTCGACAACGCTATCAAATACAGTCCAGATGATACTACGATTACACTTACTGCAGCCCATGATGCTAGAGGTGGCACCTACATTCACGTTGCCGATCAAGGGGTTGGCATCGCCGAGCAAGACGTGTCACACATTTTCACCCGTTTCTACCGAGCAGATGCTTCACGCTCGCAAACCCAAGGATACGGCCTTGGACTACCTATTGCGCATCGACTCGTCAAGGCACACCATGGCACACTCAGCGTCGAAAGCACGCTGGAACAGGGCAGCACATTCACTGTTTACATACCAGTAAAAAAATAG
- a CDS encoding response regulator transcription factor: MKILLIEDEHRIARAIREGLMDEGYAVDVEYDGEAGYNTASADEYDLILMDVMMPKKTGIEVCKQLRADDNHTPIILLTAKDQTEDIIKGLDSGADDYVAKPFSFEVLLARVRAILRRPHEKLAEVLTVEDLELDTVNRSVKRAGKTVPLTSKEFSILEYMLRNKNRVVSKSNIMTHVWDFDADILPNNVEVFVNYIRNKVDKPYKGRNLIETMRGFGYIIKDEG; the protein is encoded by the coding sequence ATGAAGATATTACTGATAGAAGACGAACACAGGATTGCTCGTGCAATCCGCGAAGGCCTCATGGATGAAGGCTATGCTGTCGACGTAGAGTACGACGGGGAAGCTGGCTACAATACCGCCAGTGCAGATGAATATGATCTTATCCTCATGGATGTTATGATGCCCAAGAAAACGGGCATCGAGGTATGTAAACAGCTACGCGCAGATGACAATCATACACCAATCATCCTTCTCACAGCCAAAGACCAGACAGAAGATATCATCAAAGGTCTCGACAGCGGCGCAGACGACTATGTTGCCAAGCCATTCTCGTTTGAAGTATTATTAGCTCGAGTTCGTGCTATCTTGCGGCGCCCTCATGAGAAGCTTGCAGAAGTGCTTACCGTAGAAGATCTTGAACTTGATACTGTCAATCGCTCAGTCAAACGCGCCGGCAAGACAGTACCCCTCACATCGAAAGAGTTTTCGATCCTAGAGTACATGCTACGCAACAAGAACCGTGTCGTGAGCAAATCCAACATCATGACACATGTTTGGGATTTCGACGCCGATATCTTACCAAACAACGTCGAAGTATTTGTCAACTACATCCGCAACAAAGTCGACAAGCCCTACAAAGGCCGCAATCTCATCGAGACTATGCGTGGCTTCGGCTACATCATCAAGGATGAAGGGTGA